A region of the Callithrix jacchus isolate 240 chromosome 10, calJac240_pri, whole genome shotgun sequence genome:
GCAGCCATGGTGGACGTGGTGAATGACGGCGTGGAGGACCTCCGCTGCAAATACGCCTCCCTCATTTACACCAACTACGTGAGCATGTGCGCCAGGGTTGGGCACTGGGGGCTGAACAAAGAAAGGAGTTTCTTGTGCCCTCACCCCTTACCTCCCACGTGGCTCGGGCTGACCTCTCCTTGGGTCAGGGTGCAGGGGCTGGGTCAGCTATGGGCCAGGGCCCAGGGGCCTGGGACAAAACACAGCCTGCGCCCTCATTGGCTGGGGCATGAACCGGTCAAGACGGGGTTGTGGGGGAGAGAGCAAGGACAGGGACCTGCAGAAACTGGTGGTTTCTGATCTCCTGGGCTGGCCAGGGCTTCCTAGAGCAGCCAGAAGAGGAGGGGGATCTGTCACCAGTTTTGGACGGAGCAGACACAGAGCAAATTTGGGGACCTGGGACCAGTTTAACAGAGGCagcgtgtatgtgtgtgagtgtgtgtgcatgtgtatgtgtgtgcacgtgcgtgtatgtgtgggtatgtgtgtgcatgtgtatgtgtgtgcacgtgcatgtatgtgtgtgcatgtgtgcgtgtgtgtgcatgtgtgtgtgtacacttgcATGTGTGTGCGGGGGGTGGATGAGGAGATAGAGTGggcaggcagcaggcagcaggcCCAGATCCCTCGAACCCACTGGTTTGGAGTCTCCTGAGGGTAATGGGAGCCATCGAGAAATCTGAACCGGGCTGTGTCTGAATGTGAGGTCTAGAAGGATCCTCCAGAGAAGCCAGCTCTGAAGCTTTTGCAGTAATCTGGTGAGAGATCCCAGCAAGGATGGACAGGCAGAATGGAATAGAGATGAATCGGCAGCTGAAATGGACCAGATTTGGTACTAGCCTGGTTGTGGGGAGTGAGCAGAGGAGAATCTGGGACTCCGGTCTCTGGCCCGGGACAGACAGAAGGAGGTATCTCAGGGGCTGAGAGGGATGAGAGTAGAGGATGATACATGGAGGTGTCTCTGGCAGGAGGCAGGCAAGGCTGACTATGTGAAGGCATTGCCCAGGCATCTGAAGCCTTTTGAGACGCTGCTGTCCCAGAACCAGGGAGGCAAGACCTTCATTGTGGGCGACCAGGTGAGCATCTGGCTCCATCCTGCCCCTTCCTTGCCACACTCTGCTTACAGGTggacacaggtgtgagccatttgTTCAGCAAAGTGGGCAGCCCTAGAGGGTGGGCCCCTGCCCCAGCTCCCCCACGCTGCTCCCGCCGGCTGAGTCCCGGCCCCGCCCTGCAGGTCTCCTTCGCCGACTACAACCTGCTGGACTTGCTGCTGATCCATCAGGTTCTGGCCCCCAGCTGCCTGGATGCGTTCCCCCTGCTCTCGGCGTacgtggagcgcctctgcgcccGGCCCAAGCTCAAGGCCTTCCTGGCCTCCCCTGAGCACGTGAACCTCCCGATCAATGGCAATGGGAAACAGTGAGGGCTGGGGGGATTCTGAGTGGGAGGCAGGAACTGCTTGCCTCCCTTTTTTCAGGAGCAATAAAATTTCTAAGAGAGCTGCTGTGAGCACTGTGTTTCTTGGGAAGGGGCTCAGGGGTTTTCAGCTCTCAGCCCCGAGGTcaggggcagggaagggcagagggCTGGGAAAGGCTCCTCCAGCACAATCCGTGTCTTCCTGGAGCCCTTGGCCTGGCTGTGTTTACTGAACCTCACAAaccagaagagggaaaaaaagagagaaacgaAGAGAAATAACAATGGTCACTGTCCTGGAGCACCCACAGCAGTGTGTAGAGAGGTCTCATGGAAACATGCCGTCTAGGCCCAGCAGGCAGGCGCCTGGCAGAGGGACAGACTCCAGGATGGCACAGCAGTGTGTAGAGAGGTCTCATGGAAACATGCCGTCTAGGCCCAGCAGGCAGGCGCCTGGCAGAAGGACAGACTCCAGGATGGCACAGCAGTGTGTAGAGAGGTCTCATGGAAACATGCCGTCTAGGCCCAGCAGGCAGGCGCCTGGCAGAAGGACAGACTCCAGGATGGCACAGCAGTGTGTAGAGAGGTCTCATGGAAACATGCCGTCTAGGCCCAGCAGGCAGGCGCCTGGCAGAAGGACAGACTCCAGGATGGCACAGCAGTGTGTAGAGAGGTCTCACGGAAACATGCCGTCTAGGCCCAGCAGGCAGGCGCCTGGCAGAAGGACAGACTCCAGGATGGCACAGCAGTGTGTAGAGAGGTCTCACGGAAACATGCCGTCTAGGCCCAGCAGGCAGGCGCCTGGCAGAAGGACAGACTCCAGGATGGCACAGCAGTGTGTAGAGAGGTCTCATGGAAACATGCCGTCTAGGCCCAGCAGGCAGGCGCCTGGCAGAAGGACAGACTCCAGGATGGCACAGCAGTGTGTAGAGAGGTCTCACGGAAACATGCCGTCTAGGCCCAGCAGGCAGGCGCCTGGCAGAAGGACAGACTCCAGGATGGCACAGCAGTGTGTAGAGAGGTCTCACGGAAACATGCCGTCTAGGCCCAGCAGGCAGGCGCCTGGCAGAAGGACAGACTCCAGGATGGCACAGCAGTGTGTAGAGAGGTCTCATGGAAACATGCCGTCTAGGCCCAGCAGGCAGGCGCCTGGCAGAGGGACAGACTCCAGGATGGCACAGCAGTGTGTAGAGAGGTCTCACGGAAACATGCCGTCTAGGCCCAGCAGGCAGGCGCCTGGCAGAGGGACAGACTCCAGGATGGCACAGCAGTGTGTAGAGAGGTCTCATG
Encoded here:
- the GSTP1 gene encoding glutathione S-transferase P isoform X2, which gives rise to MRMLLADQGQSWKEEVVSMETWQQGSLKASCLYGQLPKFQDGDLTLYQSNAILRHLGRTLGLYGKDQREAAMVDVVNDGVEDLRCKYASLIYTNYVDTGVSHLFSKVGSPRGWAPAPAPPRCSRRLSPGPALQVSFADYNLLDLLLIHQVLAPSCLDAFPLLSAYVERLCARPKLKAFLASPEHVNLPINGNGKQ
- the GSTP1 gene encoding glutathione S-transferase P isoform X1, with translation MPPYTVVYFPVRGRCEAMRMLLADQGQSWKEEVVSMETWQQGSLKASCLYGQLPKFQDGDLTLYQSNAILRHLGRTLGLYGKDQREAAMVDVVNDGVEDLRCKYASLIYTNYEAGKADYVKALPRHLKPFETLLSQNQGGKTFIVGDQVSFADYNLLDLLLIHQVLAPSCLDAFPLLSAYVERLCARPKLKAFLASPEHVNLPINGNGKQ